From a single Nicotiana tomentosiformis chromosome 2, ASM39032v3, whole genome shotgun sequence genomic region:
- the LOC138904577 gene encoding uncharacterized protein, producing MRTVGRQYTWTINHIYSRINRAIVNVEWMSTMPNLEVVVLDPLFSDHSPLCITFEDQGERRTRPFQFLNHLTLHSDLLNRVERRWRKPVNGGYLKGVWQELKNVKHEMKNLNREEYAAADRRINTIRSSLEEVQEIMRNPSHEPNLLDREKTLKTCLEK from the coding sequence ATGAGGACAGTGGGTAGACAATATACTTGGACTATCAATCATATCTACAGTAGGATTAATAGAGCTATTGTAAATGTGGAATGGATGAGCACCATGCCTAATCTAGAAGTTGTAGTGCTTGATCCTCTTTTTTCTGATCATTCTCCCCTTTGTATCACCTTTGAAGATCAAGGTGAGAGAAGAACTAGACCTTTCCAATTTTTAAACCACTTAACTCTTCATAGTGATTTACTGAATAGAGTTGAGAGAAGATGGAGGAAACCAGTGAATGGGGGCTACTTAAAAGGTGTGTGGCAGGAGTTAAAGAATGTGAAACATGAGATGAAGAACCTCAACAGAGAGGAGTATGCTGCTGCAGATAGAAGAATTAATACCATCAGAAGTAGCTTAGAAGAAGTACAAGAGATAATGAGAAATCCTAGTCATGAGCCTAATTTGCTTGATAGAGAGAAAACTCTAAAGACATGCCTAGAAAAATGA